The genome window GACTGCCGGTACAGGTGTTAAAGCGGACGATCATCACTCGATCGGCCTGAAGGAACTGGCGCACTTCTGTCACTGTCGTGCTGAGCACTTCGCCCAAATCCAAAGACTGGCGGATGTGCTGAGTAATTGTCGCCATCAGCAGTTCTCGTTCGTTCTGCTGCCGCAGCGTCTCTTCTGCCCGCTTGTACTCGGTGATATCTTGAGCGGTGCCGAAAATTTGTTTGGGGCAGCCGTCGGCTGTGCGGGCGAAAACTTGGTCGCGGCAGCGGAACCAGCGCCATTGGCCCGATCGATGTTTGAGCCGATACTCCAACTCCAAAATATGCCCGTCTTGAGTCAAGGGAAATTTTTGCTGGTGGGCTTTGAGCCTCGGCAAATCTTCTGGGTACACCAAACTCGAGTACAAAGCAGTTTGCATCTGTAAAATTTCTTGGGGAGTGTAGCCCAGCAATTTAGAAGCTTGACCGTTGACGTAGACGTTGCGCTGTTGGGTCAAATCGTAGATGTAGAGCAAATAAGGCGCCGCGTCAGCAATTTGCTGGATGAAATGCTGGCTCGATCGCAATTCTTCCTCCACCCGCTGGCGCACTTGCACTTCTTCCAAAGCTTGATCCCGCATTGTGCGGTAAGCTTGGATGCGGTGGGTGAGGTCGGTCACGTCTTGAATCACCAGCAGCGCGTAGAACGATGGGGCATTGACCCCCGGCCATATTGATGACGAAGCTGAGGGTGGAGATTCCCTAGACAAAAAAGCACTTGTTGGCGATCCGACTCCGACAGTACCGTCTGATTCCAACTCAAGAGTATGGAGAATCCAGTCTCTAATCTCCTGTTCTTCAATGCCAGCCTCCAGTGCCGGCACAGCCGTCACAGTAGTTTGCTGAATTCGCTGCTGGCCGTCTTGCCAAGTTGCCGGAATCAGGTGTTTGTGAATTTGAGAAGAAAAAATTGTTGGCGGGCCTCCTGCAAAGATTTGCTTGAAGCGAGTGGCGTACTTTAGCTGACTCAGGTGAGGAAAATGGGCTGTGATCTTTGTTCCCAATATTTGGCTGCGGGGAATTTTTGTCCACTCTTCCAGACAAGTGTTCCAAAACAGCACCACAAAATCATCTTGCAGCAAGCAGGCGCCGACTGGTACGCTGTCGAGAACCCCAAACTTTTCCTTAATACTTTTGCTCTCCTCAATCATAGACCCCCGGCAAGTTGATTGATAGCAGTCAACAAGGTGTCAAAGGAATTAACATTGAAAATAAGAATGATATCTCCTTCAATGTGAAGCCTTTCAATCATGAAACTGGTCTGGGCTAATAAAACAACTGTATCAGTAGCTAAACCGCCAGATATCAGCAAATTAGCAATCGTCCCTTCGCTATAGGTGGGAATTGAGTAGTTCAGGCGCTGCTGAAGTACGTTGCTGATTGCACCCATGACCCCATTAATTACAATATTTCCCACTTCACTCAGCGTACCAATTTTGACTGAATCGAGATCGTGAGTTCCAACTTCTTCACCTGTAAGCATTGTCACCAGCAAGGCAGCGCTGTTGGTGGGAAAGACTAGCTGGGCAATGCCTCCAAAGGAGCCTGTGAATTTGAGCTGGACAGCGGCGATTGGCTCGCCGTTGAGGTGCTGCTCTAACTCTTCTTCCACGTCGATGGGAGTCAGGATTTGAAGGTAGGGGATTTGCAAGCGAATCGGGGAGTCGATCATGTCGTTCAAAACCCCTGCGGCTTGACCGATCCCGATGTTGACGAGTTCCTGCAAAGCATCGAGCTGTCGAGTGCTTAATTTCATTGGGTGCTCTCCTCGCTGACACTGACAGCTTTTTTGATCCACCCGATCAGTTCGTCTGAGTTGGGCATTTTGTGAATGACTGCCAGGGCCCCGAGTTCCATGCACTCGGAGCGGGTGCTTGCTTGGATGTCTGCGGTAATTACGATCACTGGAATTTTGTATCCTCGATCGCGCATGGCTTGCAGGACTTCCCGACCTTCCATTTCTGGCATCAGCAGATCTAAGAGCATACAGTTTGGGGTTTTAGTGCCGAGCTGTTCTAGAGCTTCTGGGCCGCTGGATGCTTCCCAAGTGTCGTATCCTTCTGCTCGCAGGATTTTGCAGATTACCCTGCGAGTCAACCACGAATCTTCGACAACGAGAATTGATGTCACTACGTTCTCCTCCTTCTATTGTTTAGAACTGACCGGCGTTGCAGGTACTGCTTTTATCTTGACAGTAATTTAAAGTGGTGGGACGGTGTGCGATCGAGCTTCACTTGGAATTCCTGTTCTTAAAAACTAACGCATTAATGTGTTGGATAGTTTAGTATCTTGGACTATATGAAGAAAAAACCCGGTTTCTGAATGAAACCAGGTTTGCGGGATCTCTATTGCTCATAACATGGGCGCTCAATTATAGATTACCAAACGCTTCCGAAGGGACTCTACTCGCTGTTTGGCCGTGGTATTGTCTGGATCGCAGGCGAGAGCTTGTTCGTACATTTCCAAGGCTTGAGCTGTTAATTTCTTGCGCTCGTAGGCGTGAGCCAGGTTGTTGAGACATGTAACGTATTCTGGCTGCAACTTCAGGGCTTCTTTGTACTGGCGGATGGCGATGTCGTACTGTTCTTGGCCGAAGTGTGCAAAACCGAGGGCGTTGTAAATAACAGCTTGATTTTCTTCGCCTTCTAAGTCTTTGGCTTTCAGGGCTTTTTGAAACAGTACGATCGCCTGGGAGTAAAGCTTCTTATCTACATAGATACTTCCTAATTCGTAGTATTCCTGTGCTGTTCCTTTTTCTACTGTCAGCTTATTTTCTAAGCGTTCCAGAGACATTTCCAACTTCCGAGTTTTGAGAATCTGGCGCACCACAAACCAGGAAGTGCTGCCGAGTATAGCGAGCAGGACTGACAAGTAAATAATGAGCAAATTACTATCCATGTTTTTCTTAAAATTAGGTAGGTCTGTGGAAGGTCTTATTTATTTTAAGGCGCTAGCCATCTCTGACATTGGCCTCTGCAACTGTATAAAAAACAAGGAAATAGCGATCGACCGGCCCGATCGCGATTTCTGAAAAAGCCAGAGTCCAGAAGTAAGAACAAAGAAGGAAAGTTTGTCTCAACCTCCTCAATTTATCAGGAGTTTTCCTTCTCTGGCAGACCGTTAAATCTTTCTTACTTCTGCTTTCTGCCTTCTGAAAATCAAGCGAACTTTCAGGCTCCGGCTCGATTAGCCATTTCCACGACTTTACCGAATGTTGCGGGGTCAACGATCGCCATTTGTGCCAGCATTTTGCGGTTGATTTCGATGTTGGCTTTTTTCATGTTGCCGATCAGTCTGCTGTAGCTCGTGCCGTGCTGGCGCGATGCGGCATTGATCCGAGCAATCCACAGGCGGCGGAAATCGCGTTTGCGTTTTTTGCGATCGCGATAACCGTTACGCAGGGCCTGCATCACCCGTTGGTTAGCTGTGCGGAACTGTTTGGACTGTGCGCCTCGGAAACCCTTGGCTAATTTGAGAATTTTTTTGCGGCGCGCTCTGGCGACATTACCGCGTTTTACCCGTGTCATCTTTAATTTCCGTTAAACTTTACAAGTATGGAAGCATTAACCGCACGTTAGCGTCGTTGGTCTCGTCGATGACGACCAGCTTAGAGAGACGGCTTTTGCGAGCTGAACTTTTGTGCTGTAGCAAGTGGCTTTTGTAAGCTTTGCGGCGCACAATTTTACCGCTGCCGGTCGCTCTAAAGCGCTTTGCGGCTGCTTTGCGAGTTTTGAGTTTTGGCATGAACTGGTGTTATTTGGACACAAGCTTATACCGTATCACGTTTGTGGTACTTTCTGCAAGGCAGATTTGCTGGTTGGGGGTAGCGCTGCATTTGCGGCGATATACAGGATGGGCGATCGGCTAATCTTGTGGTTGTTTGCTGCAGTTAACACCTAGTATAGAATGTTATACCGCAGTTGCGGTATAATTAAGGGTTATACTCTAAGTTATCGGCAGGGTTAATATTTGAAAGCTGCTGGTGAGGCACGATAATTAAATCGAAGATGCAACATTAATTATTGGTTATGGCGCTTAGAGAGTCCATTGAAAAAATCCTTTGGGAATATCCATTGGTCAGTAAGGACAACTTCCAGGGACATTCCTTTGCTAGTTATGTCAAAAATGTAGTGCCGAAATCAATAAGTGCTTCATTGGAATTACCAGAAATCTATAGCGTAGAAGCTTCAGCAGGTAAGGGTTCTTGGGCTAAAGTTCCTTGGATAGCAATATTTAACAAGCTTGTAACTGAGAGTGTCCAGTCGGGGTTTTACTGTGTTTATTTATTTCGCGCCGACTTCTCTGGCGTTTATCTTTCTCTCAATCAAGGAATAGCAGATAAAAGAAAGAAGTTCGGACTTGGGAAGTCGAGGGACATGGTAAGGGATCAAGCACAACTATTTAAAGATAAGCTTGGTTCTGACAAGCTCAGAGAATTTTCCGAACCTCTCGATCTTCAGCTTGATTCGGTTCCCAAAAAAACTACTTCTAGAAGGCTTGGACTTGCTTATGAAGCAGGAAACATAGCATCGAAGTTTTATTCAAGGGAATCACTTCCTGATGACAAGGAGTTGGTAGACGATGTTAGGAAAGTGCTTGAAATTTACTTCTCCCTGTTTGAGGAGGTTTCTTTGAAGGAGGAGGCTGATTCTGATTTGTTCAAGTAGGTTTCTTTGAAGAAGGAGGCTAAGAACAATGAACAAAAAAAAGAATGGTTTGAAGATCCGACAAAGTATAGACTTCATCGAGTAACAGAACGAAATCAGACGTTATCTAAAAAAGTTAAGCAGTTGCAAGGATATGAGTGCAAAGCGTGCGGTTTTGATTTTGAGTCTCGATACGGAGAAATAGGCAGAGGATACATAGAAGCTCATCATAATGTCCCAATTTCTAACTTGAGCGGGGCAAAGATTCAACTAGATCCGCTTAAGGATTTTACTGTGCTATGCTCAAATTGCCATAGTATGATTCATCGCATTAAACCAACGCCAACCCTAGAGGAGTTTAGGAAAAACTTGCAGATATAGTATGAGTATTTGAATGTTGATTTCGGGGTATAACAAGGGCTTGCAATAGTTAGAGTAAAATAAACCCATGCAAGTTATAGCAGCTAAATCCTATATAGAGTAACGGAAAAAGGTTTTTCTTTCAAATCCGGGAGATACTGTTGGCCTATACATTAGACATCTTGCAAAAGAAGGCGGGCGTAATTGCTTCTGTGCGCCTATGATTCTATTGATATTTAGGAATTTTTATGAATAACTAAAAATTTTGAAACTGGGATAGATAACTTACATTTTCCAAAGTTTGGTGCGACGTAAGTGGAAAATTTATGTACAATTATTAGAGACTTCTTGGCGATTTTTTAAGCTGAGCTACATCAAATTTTGGCGTTGCTGATTTACGGTATGAAAGGCTAAATATGCCAGTCATAGAAACCAGTATCCACAAAGCTTGGGAATTTTCAACTTATTTTTTTCATACCCTGATTAAGCAACGCCTAATTTTATTGTAAGTCTTGCGTTGGTTTTGGGAACCTTTTACCTGTTTTGATGCTTGGCGCTGTAAAGATGAGTTTGAAGAATGGCTCTACGACTAAAAGCCTTCGTAAACCTTGGAATATGTGCTGATTAAAAATGCTGGCATCATGCCGATATCGGCACTCGAACATCACAAATAAAGGAGGTATTTAAGCTGGATTGAGTATTAAACTCTCAATACAGGCCTTTCGGGATTTTCGGGATTGGGAACTAGACGCTGATTTTTGCAATCTACCAGCAAATCTAAAGTTTCTAACACAGTTTGACCGATGAGCACCATATCCCCTAAAACCATTGCCGCCTCAATTGTCTCCCGCCCTTCTATTTCAATGATAACAGGCCCTGTTAATCCCACTGTTTCTTGTCTGCCATCGGCATATTTTGCTATTTCTTGACTCCGAATTCTTAAGCCGAGGTGTTCGCAGACTTCTACAGGAATAGCTGTGCGTACTGCACCAGTATCTATCAGTGCTTCTGCTTCGTACACGCGCAACAGATTTGGATTGAGCAATCCTCTCTTGACTAACTCTTCATCAATGGCATTGGTTAGCTTGACTTTGACTCGAACTGCACCCATATTTTTGCTGGCTTGAGTTAGATCGAGATTTATCATATCGCCTCTTTTCGTCTAAAAAGTCTACCTTTGATTCTAGCAATAATTTATGGTAGTAAGGTTCGCGGTGCACACCCTACAAGTAAAGTTTGTACGTAAGTCTTACAGCGTATTTCCGGTTTAGGAAGTGCAGTAGGGACAAAGGGTTTCGCCCTGTCCCTACGGGGTTCTATCACTCTTGTGGGGTGGGCATCCTGCCCGCCCTAAACATACAAGTTAAATGCACAACAGCTTACTCATCTTCTGCATAGATAAACCGATACAATTCGCTAGGATCTGGCTCGGCGCTTTTCTCAGCAAAATCGACTGCATCATCAATTACTGCTTGAATTTTATTATCGATCTCTTTCAATTCTTCAGCAGTCGCCAAAGTTCGATCGATCAACTCAGCAGCCAACTTCTTAATCGGATCGCGGGGGAACCAATATTCCTTCTCTTCCTTAGAACGCAACTCATCAGGATCGGCCAAAGAATGGCCGCGAAAGCGATAAGTCAAAGCCTCGATCAAAGTCGGTCCTTCGCCGGCTCGCGCCCGCGCTACAGCTTCTTTCGCGACTTCCCGCACCGCCAAAACATCCATCCCGTCAACCTCGACGCCAGCCATGCCAAAAGCATGAGCCTTCTTGTAAATCAGCGGGTCAGAAGTAGCTCGTTCGTGGGCCATCCCGATCGCCCATTTGTTGTTTTCCACAACATAAATAATCGGCAACTTCCACAAAGCCGCCATATTCAAACATTCAAAAAACTGCCCGTTATTTGCAGCACCATCGCCAAAAAAACAAGCAGTCACCCCATCGGAACTCTCATCCCCCAAAGCTTCGCGGCGGTACTTCGATTGAAAAGCCGCCCCCGTAGCTACAGGAATCCCCTCAGCCACAAAAGCATAACCTCCCAACAGTCGGTGTTCGGCCGAAAACATGTGCATCGAACCGCCGCGGCCCTTAGAGCAACCAGTTTCCTTCCCGAACAACTCCGCCATTACCTCCCGCGCCGGGACGCCCGCGCTCAAAGCGTGAACGTGATCGCGGTAGGTGCTGCTGACGTAATCGGTGTCATCCCGGCGCATCGATCGAATCACGCCAGTAGACACAGCTTCCTGACCGTTGTACAAGTGGACAAAACCAAACATTTTGCCCCGGTAGTACATCTCAGCACACTTGTCCTCAAAATAGCGCCCCAAGACCATATCCTCGTAGAGCATCAAGCCCTCATCCCGAGAAATGTTTACGCTTTGCGCGTCAAAAACTGGTAAAGTCCGTTCCTGAACCATAAATAATTAATACCCGACGATCGGCTTCCTAGACATCTAAATTTAAACCGAGATGGGACACAACCGCAGCAGAAAACGATCGCACCTTTGCTCCGCAGCAGTTCACCAATTGTTAAAATGAGTTTGGCCCTCGGGGCGGATTGCCGGGACTCGGAGAACCAACTCCCATCTAAACCCCATGCCAACGAATGATATAATTCCATTACTCTCAAACCCGAAAATGCTCAAGAGTGAAACAACTCATCGATCTGACGGTCAGTAGGGCAAGACATTTTCCTCACTGTAAAAAGCTGTAGAGGAAAAAAATCAGAGGAGATCTACGGCAAGTCCAAGATACCGTGAATTGGGCGGTTGGAAGCCAACACCAGAATTTTTGATTTGGTTTGCGGGAGTATCTCACTTAAGATAGGCTAATTCAGTTGCTAGCGCTTTGGGGAAGTGGACGAGTGTTAATTCCACTAGATTACTACCGGATTTTGGGTCTACCGATTCAAGCTACTGCCGAGCAGTTGCAGCAGGCTCACCGCGATCGAACTTTACAGCTTCCGCGCAGGGAGTATTCCGAAGTTGCGATCGTCGCCCGCAAACAACTGCTCGATGAAGCCTGCGCCGTTCTGTCAGACTCAGACGGGCGCAAAGCTTACGATGCCAGTTTTTTAGCCAAAACTTACGATCGAGAGTCGGAAGCCGCACAGGAAGCCAAGCACCAGAGGTTAAAAACCTCAGCAGGTACGGCCACATTTCTGCAAGACGCAGGAGAAACCGCTCCGGAGTCCAAGGCTTTAGAGGCTGCTCCCGACCCCCACACTCCAAGTATTGAAATCGATGACAACCAATTCGTAGGAGCCCTGCTCATACTGCAAGAACTGGGGGAATACGAACTCGTACAGAAGCTGGGTCGCCCGTATCTTAACAATGGCAGCATCGCGATCGCAGAAGGTCGTTTCGGCGACAAAGAGCTCGTGAGGCCAGATATAGTTTTAACCGTCAGCCTTGCCTGTCTAGAACTCGGCCGCGAACAGTGGCAGCAAGGTCAGTACGAAAATGCCGCACGATCGTTAGAAGCAGGTCAAGAATTGCTGCTGCTTGAGGGCCTATTTGCAAGCGTGAGGGGTGAAATGCAAGCCGACATATACAAACTCCGTCCGTACAACATTTTAGAGCTTTTATCACTCCCCGAAGAAAAAGTCGCCGAGCGTCGCCGGGGACTGCAAATCCTGCGAGAAATGCTTCAAGAACGAGGCGGTATCGACGGTTCGGGAGACGATCGATCGGGTTTAGGAATAGAAGACTTCCTCCGGTTCGTGCAGCAAATGCGTAAACACCTAACCAGCAGCGAGCAGCAGGCGCTATTTGAAGCCGAAGCCGGCCGCCCCTCCGCAGTCGCCACTTACCTCTCGGTCTACACCCTGTTAGCCCAAGGATTTGCCGCCAGACAGCCATCGATGATCCGTCGGGCAAAGCTGATGCTGATGCAGCTCGGTCGCCGCCAAGACGTTCACCTGGAAAAAGCCGTCTGTTCCCTGCTGCTGGGCCAGACAGAAGAAGCCAGCAGAGCCCTCGAACTCAGTTCGGAAAAAGAACCCCTGGCCTTCATTCGCGAACATTCCCAAGATTCACCCGACTTGTTGCCCGGACTGTGCTTGTACGCCGAACACTGGCTACAAGAAGAAGTGTTTCCCCACTTCCGCGACTTGGCCAACGAGTCAGTGTCCTTAAAAGACTACTTTGCCGACCCGAAAGTACAAGCTTACCTAGAAGCTTTGCCACAGGACGCAGAAACCGCCAACGAATGGGTCGTCGTGCAGCCCCGCTCCGGCAAGCTCTCGGGGCGACTGCAACCGACAGCAGGCAGATCGCCCGCTGCCATACCCCCACAGCCACCCACAGCCAAGCAGGGAGCCAGTACCGTCACCTTGACCCCCGTACCGGGCGACGCTTCCACCGCAGCCTCGGGCGCCAAACCCCAGGCAACGGCGGCCGCGCCGAGCGCTGTTGCCCCCGTCTCTATCCCGATAGCTACAGTGCCACACCCCGCAGACTCGACTGCCAAACAACGCAGGCGCCAACATTCAGGGCGCAGCGGAGCAATCGGTCATGGGGTAAAGGGCAATTTGGTCGATCGGGCGCGCACCAAGGCAGCAGAAATTACCGCCCAAGTCAAGTCCATGCCTCCAAACAGGCTGGCTTTGTTTCTAGTAGCAGGTGTCCTGAGCCTGTTACTCCTGTGGTTAATACTCAGTCTGTTGGCTAGCGCGATGCAAGCCCTATCGGGCCCATCCCTCCAAGGAGAGCAAGCCCTCCTCCGCCTGGAAGAACCGCCCCTAGAAATTCCTGCCTTGGCCGCGGCCCCAGAGCCGAGCGCAGCAGGCCCAGTGTCGGGAGAAATCACTGAGCAATCAGCAAGAGACTTAGTTCAAAGCTGGCTGTCGGCTAAAGCAGCGGCTTTGGGCCCCAATCACGCTGTCGAAGAATTAAAGCAAGTTCTGACAGAACCGGCTTTGTCTCGCTGGCAATTGATGGCAGAAGCTCAACAGCGAAACAACGCGCACCAGCGTTACGTACACAAGCTGGAAGTTAGTGGAGTTAAGACGAATCCGACTAATCCCGATCGCGCCCAAGTAGAAGCGCAAGTCTCGGAAAAAGCCGAAGTGTTCGATCGTTCTCAACTCGTTTCTTCGCGCAATGAAAACCTGCGGGTTCGCTACGACTTGATCCGCCAAGACGGACAGTGGCGGATTATGGATTGGCAAGTGATTAAGTAAGGAATTGGTAATTAGTAATTGAGCAGAAGGAGTCATATTATGTCCGGTCAATTACCCCTAATACGGTAGGGGCGGGTTCACGAAAAATATCTGCCAACAATCTCCAATCTCAAAAACCCGCCCTTTTAATTGCGGTCACTCGATCGGACATGATATCAGAAGTCAGAAGTCAGAAGATAGAAGACAGAATTCAGAATACACCATGCCCCAAGTCAGGGGTAACGGTCACGGAAAGAATTTTTTGCGATCCACGATTAAAATCGCGGGCTTTAAACCTCGATTCTCCATCAGTCGCACAGAATCAATTCTGGATTCTGGCTCCTGAATTCTGAATTATTCTTCGGTAATTGATAATTTATGCTTGCTATTTGCTAATTACCAATTTCTCATTATTAGTTAAATTTTTAATTCCAAAAGCGGGAGTTTTGAATTGCAGATTATTGTTGAAGGCTGGCGTTTTATTTATCATTCCTATTGCGTAGCCAATCAATTTCAACTGCTGGAAATGCTCGATAGCCCGCGAGGAAAAATTGAGCTTTTCCACCGCGATATGCCCTACATTGACGCAGCTTGGGAGACGAAAATTAGTTTGTTCGATCGCCCAAATGAAACATTACTTCGCAGCATTAAGAGCCCTGCGGTAAATCAGTCAGCGGATGTTACCCTGCGAATGTACTGCCCGTGGGACTTCTCGGCATCCAGCAGCGCTCAAACTTGGGTATTTGCAGCCACAGAATGGGGGATT of Oscillatoria nigro-viridis PCC 7112 contains these proteins:
- a CDS encoding tetratricopeptide repeat protein, encoding MDSNLLIIYLSVLLAILGSTSWFVVRQILKTRKLEMSLERLENKLTVEKGTAQEYYELGSIYVDKKLYSQAIVLFQKALKAKDLEGEENQAVIYNALGFAHFGQEQYDIAIRQYKEALKLQPEYVTCLNNLAHAYERKKLTAQALEMYEQALACDPDNTTAKQRVESLRKRLVIYN
- a CDS encoding retroviral-like aspartic protease family protein, producing the protein MINLDLTQASKNMGAVRVKVKLTNAIDEELVKRGLLNPNLLRVYEAEALIDTGAVRTAIPVEVCEHLGLRIRSQEIAKYADGRQETVGLTGPVIIEIEGRETIEAAMVLGDMVLIGQTVLETLDLLVDCKNQRLVPNPENPERPVLRV
- a CDS encoding DUF3578 domain-containing protein, translating into MALRESIEKILWEYPLVSKDNFQGHSFASYVKNVVPKSISASLELPEIYSVEASAGKGSWAKVPWIAIFNKLVTESVQSGFYCVYLFRADFSGVYLSLNQGIADKRKKFGLGKSRDMVRDQAQLFKDKLGSDKLREFSEPLDLQLDSVPKKTTSRRLGLAYEAGNIASKFYSRESLPDDKELVDDVRKVLEIYFSLFEEVSLKEEADSDLFK
- a CDS encoding IMS domain-containing protein — protein: MLIPLDYYRILGLPIQATAEQLQQAHRDRTLQLPRREYSEVAIVARKQLLDEACAVLSDSDGRKAYDASFLAKTYDRESEAAQEAKHQRLKTSAGTATFLQDAGETAPESKALEAAPDPHTPSIEIDDNQFVGALLILQELGEYELVQKLGRPYLNNGSIAIAEGRFGDKELVRPDIVLTVSLACLELGREQWQQGQYENAARSLEAGQELLLLEGLFASVRGEMQADIYKLRPYNILELLSLPEEKVAERRRGLQILREMLQERGGIDGSGDDRSGLGIEDFLRFVQQMRKHLTSSEQQALFEAEAGRPSAVATYLSVYTLLAQGFAARQPSMIRRAKLMLMQLGRRQDVHLEKAVCSLLLGQTEEASRALELSSEKEPLAFIREHSQDSPDLLPGLCLYAEHWLQEEVFPHFRDLANESVSLKDYFADPKVQAYLEALPQDAETANEWVVVQPRSGKLSGRLQPTAGRSPAAIPPQPPTAKQGASTVTLTPVPGDASTAASGAKPQATAAAPSAVAPVSIPIATVPHPADSTAKQRRRQHSGRSGAIGHGVKGNLVDRARTKAAEITAQVKSMPPNRLALFLVAGVLSLLLLWLILSLLASAMQALSGPSLQGEQALLRLEEPPLEIPALAAAPEPSAAGPVSGEITEQSARDLVQSWLSAKAAALGPNHAVEELKQVLTEPALSRWQLMAEAQQRNNAHQRYVHKLEVSGVKTNPTNPDRAQVEAQVSEKAEVFDRSQLVSSRNENLRVRYDLIRQDGQWRIMDWQVIK
- the pdhA gene encoding pyruvate dehydrogenase (acetyl-transferring) E1 component subunit alpha, whose amino-acid sequence is MVQERTLPVFDAQSVNISRDEGLMLYEDMVLGRYFEDKCAEMYYRGKMFGFVHLYNGQEAVSTGVIRSMRRDDTDYVSSTYRDHVHALSAGVPAREVMAELFGKETGCSKGRGGSMHMFSAEHRLLGGYAFVAEGIPVATGAAFQSKYRREALGDESSDGVTACFFGDGAANNGQFFECLNMAALWKLPIIYVVENNKWAIGMAHERATSDPLIYKKAHAFGMAGVEVDGMDVLAVREVAKEAVARARAGEGPTLIEALTYRFRGHSLADPDELRSKEEKEYWFPRDPIKKLAAELIDRTLATAEELKEIDNKIQAVIDDAVDFAEKSAEPDPSELYRFIYAEDE
- the rpmI gene encoding 50S ribosomal protein L35, which gives rise to MPKLKTRKAAAKRFRATGSGKIVRRKAYKSHLLQHKSSARKSRLSKLVVIDETNDANVRLMLPYL
- the rplT gene encoding 50S ribosomal protein L20; protein product: MTRVKRGNVARARRKKILKLAKGFRGAQSKQFRTANQRVMQALRNGYRDRKKRKRDFRRLWIARINAASRQHGTSYSRLIGNMKKANIEINRKMLAQMAIVDPATFGKVVEMANRAGA
- a CDS encoding HNH endonuclease; its protein translation is MQGYECKACGFDFESRYGEIGRGYIEAHHNVPISNLSGAKIQLDPLKDFTVLCSNCHSMIHRIKPTPTLEEFRKNLQI
- a CDS encoding sensor domain-containing diguanylate cyclase, whose translation is MIEESKSIKEKFGVLDSVPVGACLLQDDFVVLFWNTCLEEWTKIPRSQILGTKITAHFPHLSQLKYATRFKQIFAGGPPTIFSSQIHKHLIPATWQDGQQRIQQTTVTAVPALEAGIEEQEIRDWILHTLELESDGTVGVGSPTSAFLSRESPPSASSSIWPGVNAPSFYALLVIQDVTDLTHRIQAYRTMRDQALEEVQVRQRVEEELRSSQHFIQQIADAAPYLLYIYDLTQQRNVYVNGQASKLLGYTPQEILQMQTALYSSLVYPEDLPRLKAHQQKFPLTQDGHILELEYRLKHRSGQWRWFRCRDQVFARTADGCPKQIFGTAQDITEYKRAEETLRQQNERELLMATITQHIRQSLDLGEVLSTTVTEVRQFLQADRVMIVRFNTCTGSLCAGPATGAVTVESVAANCQPMLGETLENFCFDQFYLEAYQHRAIRPIADVSAADLPQYQIDLLAQFDVKASLVVPLVQGDELWGLLMAHQCSPRQWMQLEVELLSSLATQLAIAIKQAELYQQLQAANLKLERLASLDELTQLANRRRFDRYLEVEWRRQAREQTPLSLILCDIDSFKSYNDTYGHPGGDECLRQVAAAIGNAVNRPADLVARYGGEEFAVILPNTAIQGAVLVAEHIQLKIAALQLPHAGSQVSQYVTLSLGVASIVPGSESGAEILIAAADQALYQAKRLGRARIQLYQPEPAAGKPNGTGTSILPVDFSLPNTNLPSPTSA
- a CDS encoding response regulator, with product MTSILVVEDSWLTRRVICKILRAEGYDTWEASSGPEALEQLGTKTPNCMLLDLLMPEMEGREVLQAMRDRGYKIPVIVITADIQASTRSECMELGALAVIHKMPNSDELIGWIKKAVSVSEESTQ